One window from the genome of Trichocoleus desertorum ATA4-8-CV12 encodes:
- a CDS encoding DUF3131 domain-containing protein: MIKKVVMETSDRRLNLIQQVALCSAIFLVAFGVHKALAWRETSVLPAPLTRKIPLSGEDKNLARNAWRYFELNRSPTGLVTSAAGFPATTMWDAANQLAGMVAARELGLISPQEFDPWMAQVLTTLKELPLYRNELPNKAYNATTLVPIDYGQPDKRQEVGFSAVDLGRLARWLDIVAVRYPQHAAATQAVTSRWKLGRLVKDGQLMAANKVSSKEVWQPEGTLGYEQYAAYGLSKLGLKPTQALDVKTQTQFVDVMNVEVPTDQQGAPPNCVVSEPYVLDGLESGFKALPVEYAARLLQAQQHRYIETNQLTAWSETNLDQAPWQVYNCVVANGRPWQTITPWGEDATAFRGNSTKIATAWNVLFRTRYTERAYKGMRWLADPQQGVFAGFYEASQQPNRALTLNTNAIILEALLYNQTSQPLEVWAKSSQVSS, translated from the coding sequence ATGATTAAAAAAGTTGTTATGGAAACCTCCGATCGCCGTTTAAATCTGATCCAGCAGGTTGCCTTGTGCAGTGCTATCTTTTTGGTTGCCTTTGGCGTCCATAAAGCATTAGCTTGGCGCGAAACCTCGGTTTTACCTGCTCCCCTCACCAGAAAAATTCCCTTGAGTGGCGAAGATAAAAATCTGGCTCGCAATGCTTGGCGCTACTTTGAACTCAATCGCTCACCCACGGGTCTAGTAACCTCAGCCGCAGGTTTCCCCGCAACGACGATGTGGGATGCGGCCAATCAGTTAGCAGGGATGGTGGCAGCGCGAGAACTGGGTCTAATTTCTCCGCAAGAGTTTGATCCCTGGATGGCTCAAGTTCTAACCACTCTCAAAGAGTTGCCGCTGTATCGTAACGAGCTACCCAACAAAGCTTATAACGCTACGACTTTGGTGCCGATTGACTACGGACAACCAGACAAACGGCAGGAAGTTGGGTTTTCGGCAGTAGACCTGGGCAGATTGGCTCGCTGGCTGGACATTGTTGCAGTACGCTATCCCCAACATGCGGCGGCTACTCAAGCGGTAACAAGTCGTTGGAAGTTGGGCCGACTGGTGAAGGATGGCCAGTTGATGGCAGCAAACAAGGTCTCTAGTAAGGAAGTTTGGCAGCCAGAAGGCACACTGGGCTACGAGCAATATGCAGCTTATGGGTTGAGCAAGCTGGGGCTGAAGCCGACCCAAGCTCTAGATGTGAAGACGCAAACCCAATTCGTCGATGTGATGAATGTGGAGGTGCCAACCGACCAACAGGGAGCGCCGCCCAACTGTGTTGTGAGCGAGCCTTATGTTTTGGATGGCCTGGAAAGCGGCTTTAAAGCGCTGCCCGTCGAATATGCGGCTCGCTTGCTCCAAGCCCAACAGCATCGGTATATAGAGACGAATCAACTCACAGCCTGGTCAGAAACGAATCTAGATCAGGCTCCTTGGCAGGTCTACAACTGCGTAGTTGCTAATGGTCGTCCTTGGCAAACCATCACACCTTGGGGAGAGGATGCCACTGCTTTTCGCGGTAACAGTACCAAGATTGCAACCGCTTGGAATGTGTTGTTCCGGACTCGTTATACAGAGCGGGCCTACAAGGGGATGCGCTGGCTAGCTGATCCCCAACAGGGAGTATTCGCTGGCTTTTACGAAGCAAGTCAACAGCCTAACCGGGCTCTGACCCTAAATACAAACGCCATCATTTTGGAAGCGCTACTTTATAACCAGACATCACAACCTTTAGAAGTTTGGGCTAAGAGTTCACAAGTTTCCTCGTAA
- a CDS encoding OpgC domain-containing protein, which produces MADTASPKTYLFSLKQWVYDPSVDAKRDLRLDFLRGLAIASMVINHLESRSYFNNITQGHIYASSAEGFVFLSGMVLGLVTRQRIQKIGLPEAMKKLLERAWTLYKTSFILMATLGLLSILFPGWTRPAFETAPGTWWQILLAAATFHLAPPVVDILQLYVLCLVASPGLFWLLRKGLWAPLLAISWSLWSLQQLHPYALSFSPLDRDHPYFSFASWQILYVHGLAAGYYRSQLQQLWARIPKVPLVTVLLTIVIAALVAAQYDMQLGIWPANVSQRVQWLQWTDRSINGPIRLITLLGLFPLLYMVVNTFWLPLNKALGRLLIPLGQNSLYVYVMHVPMTVLWFMIPGLTTGSAPVTTLLQAIAIGFFWFLVKKQVLFNVVPR; this is translated from the coding sequence ATGGCTGATACAGCCAGTCCTAAGACTTACCTCTTCTCCCTCAAACAGTGGGTTTATGACCCTAGTGTGGATGCCAAGCGAGATCTTCGCCTAGATTTCCTGCGAGGTTTGGCGATCGCTTCAATGGTGATCAATCACTTGGAGAGCCGTTCCTACTTCAACAACATCACACAGGGGCATATCTACGCCAGTTCGGCAGAAGGGTTTGTCTTTTTATCTGGCATGGTTTTGGGGCTGGTGACACGGCAGCGCATTCAAAAAATTGGCCTGCCTGAAGCGATGAAAAAGCTACTGGAGCGGGCTTGGACTCTCTACAAAACCAGCTTTATCCTGATGGCAACTTTGGGTCTGTTGTCGATCCTCTTTCCAGGATGGACTCGCCCTGCCTTTGAAACCGCTCCCGGAACTTGGTGGCAAATTCTCTTAGCTGCGGCCACCTTTCATCTGGCTCCTCCGGTGGTAGATATCTTGCAGCTCTATGTGTTGTGCTTAGTAGCCTCTCCCGGTCTGTTTTGGTTATTGCGGAAAGGTTTATGGGCACCCCTGCTGGCCATTTCTTGGTCTTTGTGGAGCCTGCAACAATTACATCCTTATGCCCTAAGCTTTAGCCCGCTCGATCGCGATCATCCTTATTTCTCCTTTGCCTCTTGGCAGATTTTGTATGTGCATGGTTTAGCCGCAGGCTACTACCGATCGCAGTTACAGCAGCTTTGGGCGCGCATTCCTAAAGTGCCACTGGTCACAGTTTTACTCACGATTGTGATTGCGGCGTTGGTGGCGGCTCAGTACGACATGCAATTAGGTATCTGGCCTGCTAATGTCTCACAGCGAGTTCAGTGGTTGCAGTGGACTGACCGTAGTATCAATGGTCCTATTCGGTTAATCACCTTATTGGGTTTGTTTCCCTTGCTGTATATGGTGGTCAACACATTTTGGCTACCCCTCAACAAAGCATTAGGCAGACTCTTAATTCCTTTGGGGCAAAACTCCCTTTATGTCTATGTGATGCATGTGCCCATGACGGTCCTGTGGTTTATGATTCCTGGTCTCACCACAGGTAGCGCTCCAGTCACAACCCTATTACAGGCGATCGCGATCGGATTTTTCTGGTTCCTCGTGAAAAAACAAGTCTTGTTTAACGTGGTTCCTCGCTAA